From the Butyrivibrio fibrisolvens genome, one window contains:
- a CDS encoding MATE family efflux transporter → MKDNSTNEYTFRQMLPIIFALAWPTMLEQFMQTTVQYIDTAMVGVLGTHATAAVGATSTVNWLIGSTISALGVGFLAYISQSLGAGKIERARKAAGQSVLIVIVTGIFFTIMLQLIKGFVPVWMQVDASIEADAATYFGILYAPILFRTASIIFGTELRSAGDTKTPMYVGIQVNLLNVILNYLLIYKTRIVTLGSIALTVPGAGLDIKGAALASAIAYTWGGIAISYRFYNHSQISPKGQKIYPDTAILSSVLKVAIPNMMQRFATSLGYVVFASMINAIGETATAAHTIANTVESAFYIPGWGMQTAAATLSGNAYGARDKKKLDILSKTVLPLEIFFMVISGSLLFIFAPSLVRLFTVDENVILLSTTVLRMVAISEPFYGVPIIIEGMMQGLGKTVAPFIYNVLGMWCIRIAGTYICTVLLGLGLISAWACMIGHNILLFILFSYQYVSGRWKAGKMSV, encoded by the coding sequence ATGAAAGACAATAGTACAAATGAATATACTTTCAGGCAGATGCTCCCTATAATCTTCGCCCTGGCGTGGCCAACTATGCTAGAACAGTTCATGCAGACTACCGTGCAATATATAGACACTGCCATGGTTGGTGTTCTAGGAACTCATGCAACAGCAGCGGTTGGAGCCACAAGTACAGTAAACTGGCTTATAGGAAGCACTATCTCAGCTCTCGGAGTTGGATTTCTTGCATATATATCCCAGTCACTTGGCGCAGGCAAGATTGAAAGAGCCAGGAAAGCAGCCGGCCAGTCTGTTCTTATCGTAATAGTAACAGGCATATTTTTCACCATAATGCTACAGCTCATAAAGGGCTTCGTTCCTGTATGGATGCAGGTAGATGCTTCTATTGAGGCTGATGCAGCAACTTATTTCGGAATACTATATGCCCCGATCCTCTTTAGAACAGCCAGTATCATATTCGGTACAGAACTTAGATCTGCAGGCGATACCAAGACTCCTATGTATGTGGGGATTCAAGTCAATCTGCTAAATGTGATACTCAACTATCTGCTGATTTATAAAACGCGAATAGTAACTCTTGGCTCTATCGCACTGACAGTACCGGGGGCAGGACTTGATATCAAAGGTGCTGCGCTTGCTAGTGCTATAGCATATACCTGGGGCGGAATAGCAATAAGCTATAGATTCTATAACCATTCGCAGATATCTCCTAAAGGTCAGAAGATATATCCTGATACCGCAATACTCAGCAGCGTATTAAAAGTTGCAATACCTAATATGATGCAGAGATTTGCAACATCACTTGGATATGTAGTATTTGCTTCGATGATCAATGCAATAGGCGAGACAGCAACCGCTGCTCATACAATCGCCAATACAGTAGAATCTGCCTTCTATATCCCCGGATGGGGTATGCAGACAGCAGCTGCTACTCTTTCAGGCAATGCATATGGTGCAAGAGATAAAAAGAAGCTGGATATACTATCCAAAACAGTACTACCTCTTGAAATCTTCTTCATGGTAATATCAGGAAGTTTATTATTTATATTTGCTCCCTCATTAGTAAGACTATTTACAGTAGATGAAAACGTAATACTGCTATCAACTACAGTTCTTAGAATGGTTGCTATATCAGAGCCTTTCTACGGTGTTCCGATCATTATAGAAGGAATGATGCAAGGTCTAGGCAAAACTGTCGCACCATTTATATATAACGTTCTCGGAATGTGGTGTATAAGAATTGCCGGAACATATATATGTACCGTTTTATTAGGACTAGGACTTATATCCGCATGGGCATGTATGATAGGACATAACATCCTGCTATTTATATTGTTCTCATATCAGTATGTATCAGGAAGATGGAAAGCAGGTAAAATGTCTGTATGA
- a CDS encoding S1 RNA-binding domain-containing protein: protein MEEKNLNEVKETENEKVESMEDYADVLERSFRKLNVGDVVEGIVSGVEETKVTVDLDYYAPGIILLEDLSDDPHFSIRNDIHTGDRISATIKRMDDGRGNILLSKKEANKVLAWDKLKELLESKEVVSVKVAEAVKAGVVAYLEGVRAFIPASKMALSFVEEADLESYVGKTLEVQVITADEEDDKLVLSAKEILRQKAEEDRKNKISNVEVGLVTEGTVESLQNYGAFIDLGNGISGLVHISQISNQRIAHPSSVLKVGQKVKVKVIAIKDGKLSLSMKALDDVMAKEITEEEIEYKSEGEATTTLADLLKKAGF from the coding sequence ATGGAAGAGAAGAACTTAAATGAAGTAAAGGAAACAGAAAACGAGAAAGTCGAGTCCATGGAAGACTATGCTGATGTGCTGGAGAGATCTTTTAGGAAGTTGAATGTCGGAGATGTTGTAGAAGGCATAGTATCAGGCGTAGAAGAGACTAAGGTTACGGTTGATCTTGACTATTATGCTCCTGGTATTATCTTACTTGAAGATCTGTCTGATGATCCGCATTTTTCTATAAGAAATGATATTCATACAGGAGACAGAATATCAGCTACCATCAAGAGAATGGATGATGGCAGAGGCAATATCCTCTTATCCAAGAAAGAAGCAAACAAGGTTCTTGCATGGGACAAACTTAAGGAACTTCTAGAGTCCAAGGAAGTTGTAAGTGTTAAGGTAGCAGAAGCTGTTAAAGCTGGCGTTGTAGCTTATCTTGAAGGAGTAAGGGCATTTATTCCAGCATCTAAAATGGCACTTTCTTTTGTAGAAGAAGCTGATCTTGAAAGCTATGTTGGCAAGACTTTGGAAGTACAGGTTATCACAGCAGATGAAGAAGATGATAAGCTTGTTCTGTCTGCAAAGGAGATATTAAGACAAAAAGCTGAAGAAGATAGGAAAAATAAGATCTCTAATGTAGAAGTTGGCCTTGTAACAGAAGGAACAGTTGAAAGTCTCCAGAATTACGGCGCATTTATAGATCTTGGAAATGGAATCTCAGGACTTGTTCATATATCTCAGATTTCTAACCAGAGAATCGCACATCCAAGCTCTGTTCTTAAAGTAGGTCAGAAAGTAAAAGTTAAGGTAATAGCTATCAAAGATGGCAAATTGTCACTTTCAATGAAGGCACTTGATGATGTCATGGCCAAAGAGATAACAGAAGAAGAGATCGAATATAAGAGTGAAGGCGAAGCTACGACAACACTTGCTGATCTTTTGAAAAAAGCAGGATTTTAA
- a CDS encoding NAD-dependent protein deacylase — protein MSEAIERLKELIETTDNIVFFGGAGVSTESGIPDFRSQDGLYNQKYKYPPEQIVSHTFLTRKPQEFFEFYKDRMIYQDAKPNKAHLKLAQWEKEGKLKAVITQNIDGLHQAAGSKNVLELHGSTLRNYCLKCGKRYDIDYVINSKETIPYCECGGMVRPDVVLYEEGLDMDVIESAVSYIKNADVLIIGGTSLAVYPAAGLIDYYTGDKLVVVNKSATPRDSQADLVVQGSIGEIFDQLP, from the coding sequence ATGAGCGAAGCTATTGAGAGATTAAAAGAGCTGATAGAAACAACTGACAACATAGTATTCTTTGGCGGCGCAGGAGTATCTACAGAAAGCGGTATTCCGGATTTTAGGAGTCAGGACGGACTTTATAATCAGAAATACAAGTATCCGCCGGAGCAGATTGTAAGTCATACTTTCCTTACAAGAAAGCCTCAGGAATTTTTTGAATTCTATAAAGACAGGATGATATATCAGGATGCTAAGCCCAACAAGGCACATCTTAAACTGGCTCAGTGGGAAAAGGAAGGCAAATTAAAAGCTGTAATAACCCAGAATATTGATGGACTGCATCAGGCGGCCGGTTCTAAAAACGTTCTGGAGCTTCACGGAAGCACATTAAGAAATTATTGTCTTAAATGCGGAAAGCGATATGATATTGATTATGTCATAAACTCAAAAGAGACGATCCCTTATTGTGAATGCGGCGGAATGGTAAGACCGGATGTTGTCCTGTACGAAGAAGGCCTTGATATGGATGTTATAGAATCTGCTGTCTCTTATATTAAAAATGCTGATGTTCTTATAATAGGCGGGACTTCACTGGCTGTATATCCTGCTGCAGGTCTTATCGATTACTATACAGGTGATAAGCTTGTTGTAGTCAATAAGTCGGCAACTCCCAGAGATTCACAGGCAGATCTGGTGGTTCAGGGAAGT